actcatagctccttctgtctgtgtcactgtgtcaccctgcagggggagggacagactcatagctcctactgtctgtgtcaccctgcagggagagggacagactcatagctccttctgtctgtgtcactgtgtcaccctgcagggggagggacagactcctagctccttctgtctgtgtcactgtgtcaccctgcagggggagggacagactcatagctccttctgtctgtttcaccgtgtcaccctgcagggggagggacaggctcatagctccttctgtctatgtcactgtgtcaccctgcagggggagggacagagtcatagctccttctgtttgTGTCACTGTGCATTTATTTGTACTACATATACTTATTTTCTCGTTTACTTCTAGTTGTCCCCATGGGACCCTAATGTTCGAGAGCTGAGATCTGACTGTTACCTTGAAGTTGGAGACCTGAACAAAGCCGTGCAAGATCTTAAGCCCACAACAAAACTGCGCAACGACAACCGTGCAGCCTTCCTTAAACTGAGCAAACTGTACTACACCATGGGGGAGCACGAAGAGAGTCtgaggtaatgtgtgtgtgtgtgtgtgtgtgtgtgtgtggagaggaggggggagggctCAAGTTGTATTACAGTATAGTGGAGAACGAGGGGAATCTGGGGTAGTGTGAGCAGGGTGAGGTTGTTTTACAGTATAGTGGATAATGAGGACATTCTGGGGTAGTGTGAGCAGGGTGAGGTTGTATTACGGTATAGTGGAGAACGAGGGGAATCTGGAGTAGTGTGAGCGTGGTTAGGTTGTATTACAGCATAGTGGATAATGAGGACAGTCTGGGGTAGTGTGAGCAGGGTGAGGTTGTATTACAGTATAGTGGAGATTGAGGAGAGTCTGGGGTAGTGTGGGCCGGGTGTGGTTGCATTACAGTATAGTGGAGAACGAGGGGAATCTGGGGTAGTGTTCTCCACTATACTGTATAGTGGAGAACGAGGGGAATCTGGGGTAGTGTGGGCCGTGTGAGGTTGTATTACAGTATAGTGGAGAACGAGGGGAGTCTGGGGTAGTGGTGCGTGCTTGAGACAAGGGGTGTATGAAGCTTTGTTATTAGGGAACACAAGGGGATTATGTAGGGAGAGTGGAGGTTAAATTGAGATaattcttgtttttctttttgaagtCATGTTCGTGAGTGTCTGAAGCTGGACCAGGATGATAAGGATTGTTTTTCACACTATAAACAAGTGAAAAAGTTATCCAGACAGTTGGAATCTGCAGAAGAGTTAATTCGAGAACAAAGGTGAGTGTTTGTGTCGTCAGGTGTCAAACAATAAAGCGTGTGTGCAAGCAATCATGCACTTGTTCTGGATGGGTAAGACACATCTATTGtccatgtctgttagtgagtctggcGTGTTGGTGTGACTCTGCTGCCCAGTGTCCCGGATGCTGTTTCGTGCCCCatctgttaaagggatactaaatgCATTAAAACAACTTATAGCTTTTTGAagcagtttggtgtatagatcagaggttcccaattgatttttttttttttttttttgtggaacccTTTAACATAGTGTACCAACAGcatggaaccccccccccccccaaaaaaaatattgtgctgTAACACAGACCTTATAATTGGCAAAgtgtaatgttttcttttttttccgcaaatttagttttttggtatatgtacaatttctatcactgtatctgtgtgtgtgtgtgtgtgtgtgtgtgtatgtatcggagtgtatgtatcagtgtgtgtatttgtatctgatacatacactcagatactgaCGCagccacactgatacatacactcagatacagatacatacactcaaatacagatacacacacacactgatacatacactcaaatacagatacacacactgatacatacactcagatacagatacacacactgatacatacactcaaatacagatacacacactgatgcatacactcagatacagatacacacacacacacacacacacacacacacacactgatacatacactcagatacagacacacacacacacacacactgatacatacactcagatacagatacactcagATACTGCCTGCAGTCCTGCTCTCCATCTACTACCTCCTCCAAAGCTCTTTATTTCACTAAATTAAAGGCTTTGAAGCAGTGCTCCAAGCCATCTGGATGTGAGAGCAGGGAATCTTAATTCCCAGTGTTCTATCAAAAAAACCCTACACCGTGAAATTTTCCTATCACCTTCACTACCGATGACACTGCCAGATCCGAAGTGAGCAGAATCTGCTGTAGGTTGGCTTACCTGTTTGGGGCGCCTGCGCCCCATCAGAAGGGGAGGTAGGGGATTATTCCAGTACGCTGTGGTGGTGCTTGACAGTGTTGATAGTGCGTGCAGgggaatgtgtctgtatgatgtcAGTAGTGCACATGCGCAGTAGTGTGGGGTAGTGTATTTTCATGATGCGCATATGCATGCTCAAGCACTAGCTGTGTGGTACGCATGTGCAGTACTGGGTCAGGTATATTAACAGTGCTACTGCTGATTCGGGTCATTTCGGTGTGGCAGCATCACTGGACGTAACGTGGGTAGGGAACCTTTTCTCATACCGTGATGTTACATTGAATCATGTATTCAGTGATTCTCTGGCACAGTTATGGCCCGAGGAGGTGGTTGTGGCAGCTTTGAAGGAGGCACTTGAGAAAaggtaatttgttttattttaattttactttgtgtgattgtgtgtgtgtgtgtgtgtgtgttggttgcttttctttttatatatacggtCGCTTAAACTAAACAGGCACATCCGTAGCGTTGGGAATAAAGCAGACaagtattccttacactatagtgcccctttagtaATCTAACCTGGGTAGTTTAGAACTGAAggggtacaaataataatgtaAATGATTGCATATATATTCCAGAAGAAATGTAGCTtctggagaaaggaaaaaaacatatataaaactattttttatgaAGTTTGATCAGAGCAATTCCCATCCACGGCACAGGTATGAAGACGCCATTGAGAAACTTGAAGCCGCCATCAAAACTGAGCCACACGTTGAGATTTATAGAAAGCGAGCAAAAGAGAGAATATGTCACTCCTTGTCAAAGGTATTCTAATTGTGTAGCATGTACTCTGCCCCAATATACACAGTGtaagcctacacacacacacactgccagcatATACACTGCATGCCTGCAACCTGCCACAATATACACAGGGtaagccttcacacacacacacacacacacacacacactgccagcatATACACTGCATGCCTGCAACCTGCCACAATATACACAGTGtaagccttcacacacacacacacacacactgccagcatATACACTGCATGCCTGCAACCTGCCACAATATACACAGTGtaagcctacacacacacactgccagcatATACACTGCATGCCTGCAACCTGCcataatatacacagtgtaagccttcacacacacacacacacactgccagcatATACACTGCATACCTGCAACCTGCCACAATATACACAGtgtaagcacacacacacacactgccagcatATACACTGCATACCTGCAACCTGCCACAATATACACAGtgtaagcacacacacacacacacacacacacacacacacactgccagcatATACACTGCATGCCTGCAACCTGCcataatatacacagtgtaagCCTTCTCTCACACAGCCAGCATATACACTGCAACCTGTACACTGCAAGTCCGGATATACCCAGCATGGTCACTGCCGGcgtacattaaaaccactgacaggtgaagtgaataactttgattatattgttacaatggcacctgtcacggGGTGAggtatattgggcagcaagtgaacaattcagttcttgaatttcatgtgttggaagcaggaaacatGGGCAAGCGaagagatctgagtgactttgacaagtgaCAAATAGTGATAACTATATgactgggtcaaagcatctccaaaactgcaagtcttgtaggatgttcctggtatgcagtggttagtacattTGAAAAGTTGTGCAAGaaagacaactggtgaaccagggtcatgggcacccaaggctcattgatgcacagggGGAGTGAAAGCTAGTCCATCTTGTCCGATCATACGCAAgcgctactgtagctcaaaatgCTGAAAACCATAATGCTGGCCACGATAGAAAGGTGTCCGACACAGTGCTGTGTAGCCACAGACCCATCAGAGTCCATGATGATGATTTTTCCACTTCCTAAAGCACCTTCAGTGGGAACTTGAGTGTCCCAATTGGACCGTGatctccccagatctcaatccgatttaagcatgtgtgggatgtgctggaacagcaAGTCCGGTCCATGGAGGCGGccccttgcaacttgcaggacttaaagtatcttctgctaatgtcttggtgccagatatcacaggacacattcagaggtcttatgGAATCCATACCTTGAAGTATTACAGCTGTTTTGGCTGCACAAGAAGGACTAACATGATATTGGGCAGGTAGTTCCaaagttgtggctgatcagtatataatGTCTCACCCACAGTATGTAGGCTGCTAGCATTTACACATTATGCCAGTAGTATGTTAAGTGCTAGAAAATACACAGCATGCCCAGAGCACTTACTTAATTCCTCCATTATTGTATTACTTATAAAGGCAACTCCTCTGCAACATGCACTCCATATATCTCCATGAGGACTGCAACACCAGAACTGCTCCCATGTTGCCTTCACAGCTGTGGCACtgcttgcatgttttttttttttttgccttttttcttAACCCATGCATTACCTTGGTGTGTATATGCAACAAGGGGTGCTAATGGTGCTCTCTCTCCCAGAGTCAGCAGATCGATCAGGCAATAACAGTCTGTACAGAAGCACATCAAAGAGACCCACAAAATCCATTTCTCCTCAAAGACCGAGCTGATGCTTACATCCTAAATGAAGAGTATGAAAAAGGTACGATCATGCAGAGGATGATGTGGATATTTGTAGTGGGGGGGCTGGGTCTATATTATTTGGGTGTGAGGTTATATAGTTACTCTGGGAGAAGGGAGTTTGGGTGTGTGGTTAGTCACCCCAGGAGAGGTGAGATTTTTGCGTGTGGTTATATAGTCACCGTGGGAGAGGTGAGATTTTTGGGTGTGTGGTTATATAGTCACCGTGGGAGAGGTGAGATTTGGGGGTGTGGTTATATAGTCACCCTGGGATAGGTGAGATTTGGGGGTGTGGTTATATAGTCACCGTGGGAGAGGTGAGATTTGGGGGTGTGGTTATATAGTCACCCTGGGATAGGTGAGATTTGGGGGTGTGGTTAGTCACCCTGGGAGAGGTTAGATTTGGGGGTGTGGTTATATACTCACCCTGGGAGAGGTGAGATTTTTGGGTGTGGTTATATAGTCACCCTGGGAGAGGTTAGATTTGGGGGTGTGGTTAGTCACCCTGGGAGAGGTTAGATTTGGGGGTGTGGTTATATAGTCACCCATGAGAGGTGAGATTTGGGGGTGTGGTTATATAGTCACCCTGGGAGAGGTTAGATTTGGGGGTGCGGTTAGTCACCCTGGGATAGGTGAGATTTGGGGGTGTGGTGGTATAGTCACCCTGGGATAGGTGAGATTTGGGGGTGTGGTGGTATAGTCACCCTGGGATAGGTGAGATTTCGGGGGGGTGGTGGTATAGTCACCCTGGGAGGGGTGAGATTTCGGGGGGTGgctatatgatttattttttctgattCTGCTTCTAGCTGTGGAAGATTATCAGCAAGCTAAAGAGCTGGATGGCGAGAGCGAGGAATTTAAAGAAGGCCTTGAGCGAGCCCAAAAACTACTCAAGCAATCCAAGAAACGAGATTATTATAAAATCTTGGGTGTTAAAAGGTACTCTGTTTTTACACAGTGGACATGACCTATCTTAACTGTGAGAGAATCTTGAAAGCAGGCAGCGAGTGAAAATACCAAATCATATACATTGTAAAGGCCTAACTTACTGTGTCATTTCTACTCTTTGCCCTCTGttgcattttattataattttttttattaaatgtgtcCTCTCTGGCTGGTGGTGTCTCTCCTTTCCTCTGACATTATATGTCAAAAGGTCTAGCCAGGCAAAGTCTGCGTTGCCCTGCAGTAGCTTGGTGAGCATTCCCTGCCTGGCACCGCACTCTCCACACAGCTATTGTAAGAGAAGGAGACCTGACAATTCAAAGGGGAAAGCTAGACTGCCTCGCGGGATGACCCTGGAAACGGGTGGGTTTCAGCAGTTAAAATCAGGAAAATTGAGAAATGAATGGTACATTTTTAGGGACAACATAAGTCTCATAACCACCAATAAATATTGTACAATAGGTTGCATGATGTAAAGTTCATTATATATAATCATCCTTTgagtatacaaaatatattaacTGTTCCACAATAATTTTATGATTTAGATCAAACAGCACAATAATGACCACAGTTCACATTTGAATGCCGAATGCATGTGACTGTGATAACGTAAAATTGgtttcctctctccccctctcgctcctctccccctctctcgctcctctccccctctctcgctcctctccccctctctcgctcctctccccctctctcgctccgctccccctctctcgctccgctccccctctctcgctccgctccccctctctcgctccgctccccctctctcgctccgctccccctctctcgctccgctccccctctctcgctccgctccccctctctcgctccgctccccctctctcgctccgctccccctctctcgctccgctccccctctctcgctccgctccccctctctcgctccgctccccctctctcgctccgctccccctctctcgctccgctccccctctctcgctccgctccccctctctcgctccgctccccctctctcgctccgctccccctctctcgctccgctccccctctctcgctccgctccccctctctcgctccgctccccctctctcgctccgctccccctctctcgctccgctccccctctctcgctccgctccccctctctcgctccgctccccctctctcgctccgctccccctctctcgctccgctccccctctctcgctccgctccccctctctcgctccgctccccctctctcgctccgctccccctctctcgctccgctccccctctctcgctccgctccccctctctcgctccgctccccctctctcgctccgctccccctctctcgctccgctccccctctctcgctccgctccccctctctcgctccgctccccctctctcgctccgctccccctctctcgctccgctccccctctctcgctccgctccccctctctcgctccgctctgtgtgtctctgtgtgtctctgtctccttGTACTGGCTAGCAATACAGCAAAATTATATTTGGCACAATTCTTAAGCAAATGTCTTGGTTACTAATGTGAGGCTTCATGGATTCCTACGGTGAGGCATCTGTTTAGTAGTTCATTAAATGAGTTTTCTTTTCTTATCATTTCTTCCTCTATTCCCCTAGAAATGCCAACAAGCAGGAAGTGATCAAGGCGTACCGAAAGCTGGCTCAGCAGTGGCATccagataacttccaatcagaggATGAGAAGAGAGAGGCAGAGAAAAAATTCATTGATATCGCAGCTGCCAAAGAAGTTTTAACAGACCCAGGTATTATATAGCACTGGGCCCAATTATTTTCCTCTATCACCTGCTCTCTCACCTTTCTGCAACTTCTCCTATTCCTCAATATAACGTCTCCTATTACTTTATATAGCCTTCCATacagccgccagggagctagcattcgcttccattcgaatgaagggaaagtgccgaaccagggaaagctgctaatggcggctgggcagggtaactccagAATGGTGTCTCTTACctgaccatagtcggtgggcaggaggccagcttccacgcTCCTCCAGGAATTTGTGGCAAACGTTTGTGGGATGGAACGTTTGTCACAAAGCCCTCCATATAATCctcccataactcctcctattactccctataaccctctctataactcctcctattactccatacaagcctccctataactcctactattacttccctataactcctcccattaatccATAAAACCTGctctataactcctcttattactccatataaccctctctataactcctcctattactccatataaccctctctataactcctcctattactccataaaacactctgtataactcctcctatttctCCATATAACCCTGTCTGtaaccctctatctatctataactcctcctattactcccgtAGCGGAATGGATGCTTCACAAGACACTTTTTATTTACGTATCACCTGTAGCAGAACTTCCACCTTTCGTGTGTTGTATTCCTGTTATTTCGTGTGGTTCCTTTTTGGCCATTCGGGAGACTTCATACGAACAGAATCCCTTGGTTTCCCGAATGAGGACCACCCCTTAGAACGTTGACACCAACcacttaagtgcgaaaccgcaaggaAAACCCTCTCTATAACTAATAAgggcttcccctgggtggctgccagttTGTATAACTGAACACGTGGCAGCagtacttggtcgttgagtgcctcAAACTCTTTTCGGCTATGCACTCGCGTGAGCACCGCTAAACTTAAAAAACGCTGCCCGTTCCAGTTCCCGACCACCTACACGAACAACGTTGGGGATATATGAACTAccaaacggggggggggggggggggcagcattcGTATTCCGAAATAAAGAGATTCCCTTGTATGGTGTAAGCACAAGAACCTCATGAACGGGACCGGCCAGTGCAccaatttccctggaactgtatggccagtcaaaactttaccacAATGTCATTCCCATTCtgccaaaccgatctgagtgattatTGGATATGTTGGACACTCAGATTGGGGCTATTGGGGGATGTAATTGGGGTTCTGGAATATGGTTTAGGTTTTTGGGGGGTACAGgatattttgttgtattttatgtatctgggagataattgcctgAGCAAACTaatctaatttaattatctctcaggcacagaggatcctgggattgaaaACCTCACATTATTGTAtgtgaaaccccttgcatgggactgggcataaaagACGTGTATGTGCCAATAAATTTCAGTTGTACCCCcagagctgtgtgtcgtccagttactggggaggaggtgggagatTCTTTGACTATTTTGCTTGTTCTTAATTGTACTTTCATGTATCCATCTGAGGAGAGTTCCTGATGggactagggctctgctacaactccatataaccctctctataactcctcctataacgtcatataacctctctataactgcTTCTATTACTTCATATAATCCTATCTATAACGCCTCCTACTACTTCATAGAACCCTCTCTATAACTACtcgtattactccatataaccctccctataactcttccCATTACtcctatagctcctcctattactctatataatctGTGACGGGATCGTTGCCCATCTGTGAATTGTCTTATGTGATTGCCTGTATGTTCCCCATGTATTTGTGAATCTGTGTATGTTTTACCTGCTACCCGTATGGGAGAGCTCATTCGAACGGGTTccgttcgtctcccgaatgggGACCACTCCAAGATCCCATTTAGAATAGTTAGAACGTTTACACCTTGCTAACGAGGtttggcaacttgcaacataagtgcaaAACCACAATAACATTTCGCaacaagtgtgaaaccgcaagagaAGTaattgagtgcttccctgggtggccgccgttcgtatggacGAAGGctgtccagggggagcatttgtatcccgaaaggagatgcttcccttgcctggtttcacacAGGGACTTCATGAACGGAGGAGGTTCGCACTGGACACAGTTGTGGAGGTCCCTGAGAATGGTGGGGACATTCCTTGGGGATAATGGCGGTGTGGCGGGCTTTCCTTAGCTGGGATTCACAGAGACAGGAAGCTTTCCTGCGTTGGGACTCCCATGGACAGAGGCTCATTGGATAAAGACTCCTGGTCACCAGAGGTGGGAAACCCTGAGGATAGGTGGCGGGAACTGGGGTTAAAGGAACTAGAGTTCCTGTCACACGCACAGGCACCTGGGAGGGGACACTGAATGGCggaaacaggggacaaagggactgaggGTATGTAACCCTCAGgaggaggaccctgggaggggacattgtcattgtgtgtgttccaccccttccatggggaaagtataaagtgaagccaataaagtgttgttggacccccaggactgtgtgttactgggggaaatgggactcttctttctgtattagcagaggtaaccagtcggataaccctccctataactcctcttattaccccatataatcctccctataactcctcctattactccatataaccctccctatcactccttctattactccatataacccctcctctAACTCCTCCTCTTACCCCTCCCAATTTTGCTGTATATGACGCACGTTTTCCCTTTATTCTCAGAGATGCGTCAGAAAGTGGATGCTGGGGAAGACCCCTTGGACCCAGAGAATCAGCAGGGCTCCGGACACCACCAGCAATGGCCTTTtgaatttaaccctttcagctcaGGAAACTTTCATTTCAAATTCAACTTCAATTAATTGTCCTCTTAAGACAGAAAGAAAACCTTTTTATGGATTGTTTAACTCAGACTGTGAGACTAACACTCCATTTATCGTCAGACCCACGCAGCCCACTGGCATTGATAGGGTTAAAGGAAGCCGGTATTTGGACTTGAGAGAAATCTCCATGGTGCTGGCACTTCGGGAATCATTGGCCCTTCAAGAGAATTTACTGTGACTTAACATGGAGAACGCGGGCGGCGTGCCTAATCAGATGTCCAACTAGGTCAAGAGTTTCAGATTTTATTGACTTTCTTAATGcaaagaatttaaaagaaaatatatataaaacagaactTTGGTTGGgtgggaaataaaaaaataataataataaattaaatgacaTTTCATGATTTCTTTTCCAATGGATAATGCAGCTGAATTACCATGTCAATGTTTATTATGTGGAATTGAAAAGGAATAGGGGGAATATTTGACTGGTTAATTGgatcttaattattttatttactttattactgGAATttgtaaagcgccaacatattctgcagcgctgtataattgggaaacagaccaatacaaaagctagagggccctgcctgtgagcttacaatctaaatgttGACATGGGGAAATGacacaagaggtagcagaggaatttgaAGGTGATGGCAGAGAGAATTAATAGTATGATTGCAGTAACTGATAacatgtgaagggaatgaggaggtgatgGACTGTGATTCCAAACAGCTGCAAGTaatgctatatagttagaaggaaaCTGGCAAGCAGAGGAGAGGAGTGGTAGAACCATTAATAACTGCAAGTTcaaaatattacagtagtaaactaCAAAAATAGCAGGGTGATTATAGTAAAGCAATAATCTAGTAACAAAAGAAATCCGGTGCAGTATCTTCTGAATTTCAATCTGTACTTTAAAGTTGTAGCGTTCAAATTGTAGAGGCTTTGTTGCAGATTAACCCTTGTGCATGACTGGTGAAAAaatgagctatgagtctgtccctccccctgcagggtgacagtgacacagacagaaggagctatgagtctgtccctccccctgcagggtgacagtgacacagacagaaggagctatgagtctgtccctccccctgcaggatgACCTAGacaggagctatgagtctgtccctccccctgcagggtgacacagacagaatgagctattagtctgtccctcccactgcagggtgacatagACAATAGctctgagtctgtccctccccctgcagggtgacacagacagaatgagctatgagtctgtccctccccctgcagggtgacacagacagaatgagctatgagtctgtccctccccctgcggGGTgtcagtgacacagacaggagctatgagtctgtccgtccctccccctgcagtgacacagacagaaggaccTGTGAGTCGGTCCCTcctcctgcagggtgacacagtgacacagacagaaggagctatgactcggtccctccccctgcagggtgacacagtgacacagacagaaggagctatgagtctgtccctccccctgcagggtgacacagtgacacagacagaaggagctatgagtctgtccctccccctgcagggtgacacagtgacatagacagaaggagctataggTCTgttcctccccctgcagggtcacacactgacacagacaaggagctatgagtctgtccctccccctgcagggtcacacactgacacagacagaaggagctatgagtctgtccctccccctgcaggatgACACTGACAGAAGGAGCTAGGTGAAAGAGGGTGACAGAATTAGAAGTTAGGATTCTGTTCCCCCATCTTCGTACAGCTCCATGTGCAAAAATTTTTAGAAAGGATTTATTATAAATTGATGCGTGTGATTCTATTTCTCTTGCTAGATTGAATAGTGGTTTGGTTTCACATTTTGTCAGTGATCGCTAGCATTTATTGGGGTGTTCCTGCTCTGAAAATACTGAAACTAACTTAGGGAAAAAACCCTTAGGATTAATTGAGTGCCCTGTGATTCTCTGGTTCCTCTGCTCATTCTGAGTGCTGAGTCTCCCTTCTCCTCGTGTTGTCATCCTGGAGGCGTGCCGAGCAGTGCGCAGTGGGGAAAGTAGACACATGCGTTGCGCTCACCACGCAATCGAATACGAATCGTATTCAATAATTCTCTATGGCCGACCGTGCCGTCACGGTGTGTTATGGTATGCGAGGCAAGACTAAGTTTCCCGGCTCTCGTACATTTGGAAGCACCACCTGTTTAGTAAAATAAAGGATTttgggggaggaggggcaggtttgcaggcactataacaacttcaatcagGTGGATCGATCAAAGTGAGTACAGTGTTCCTTTTATAAATCACAAGAAGCACATAACTTCACATCTGTCCTGACATTTGTTTCCTCCCACATCACTATGCCCCAACTCTTTAGTTGTAGATTTCTCTGGATCTGGTCCAGTTACATGCTCCCCTATGGTGTTTTACATTTAAGTGAAAATTctatgtgaatttaaaattttacgtTCTAAATTACCAAACTGGAAAGATTCTTTAAGGCAGCTATGCTTCTTCATCTAGTCTGTCCTTACACTTGTaa
This Pelobates fuscus isolate aPelFus1 chromosome 3, aPelFus1.pri, whole genome shotgun sequence DNA region includes the following protein-coding sequences:
- the LOC134603602 gene encoding dnaJ homolog subfamily C member 3-like; its protein translation is MEREKRSVGGILSSLSLLCVVLDLQLDGCLAASHAEIENHLEMGRKLLAAGQLAEALSHYHSAVDGDPRNYLTYYKRAAVYLALGKFKSALPDLSKAIDLKPDFMAARLQRGNILLKQGDTQEAKEDFEAVLLNSPSNEEAQNQLERVRELDDRLQEAWEAYDRQDYGESISLLERVVELSPWDPNVRELRSDCYLEVGDLNKAVQDLKPTTKLRNDNRAAFLKLSKLYYTMGEHEESLSHVRECLKLDQDDKDCFSHYKQVKKLSRQLESAEELIREQRYEDAIEKLEAAIKTEPHVEIYRKRAKERICHSLSKSQQIDQAITVCTEAHQRDPQNPFLLKDRADAYILNEEYEKAVEDYQQAKELDGESEEFKEGLERAQKLLKQSKKRDYYKILGVKRNANKQEVIKAYRKLAQQWHPDNFQSEDEKREAEKKFIDIAAAKEVLTDPEMRQKVDAGEDPLDPENQQGSGHHQQWPFEFNPFSSGNFHFKFNFN